GCACTACCACTCTCAGATGTCTAAGAGGAGGCTGTCTCAGCTGGTATGTTTCTCCTGGTTAACTCCTCTCTGTATTTTCTCCATcaatgtttttctgacatcCAGACTCAAGTTATGTAgttcaaacatgcagaaaatattttgtgtgaacTGGGTAATTGTTAAACTTGCTTGCTCTGAAGCTGACACCTTTTCAAACAACATAGCTGCCTATATTACAATTGTTATCTATTTCTCTCATGGCTTATTCATAATTTGGACTTACATGCACATTGTTAAAACTGCTGTCAGGTCGGAGAATGTCAGGGTGAAGTTTATGCAGACCTGTGTGcctcatttaatttctttgattaCATTTATTGTTACCATACTTTTTGATTTGATGTACATGCGATTTGGCTCCAGAGATTTACCTCAAAACCTTCAAAACTTCATCTCGATCGAATTTCTGCTCATTCCTCCTCTGATGAATCCTCTAATATATGGATTTAAACTGAGCAAAATACGGCAAAAGATTCTATATTTGGTTCATGTTGGGAAAAAGTGACCTTCTTTTTCAAGCAAcacaaaattattaatttgattacatgttttctgaaaattTCTAGAAAAAAACGGGACCTTGTCTCTGAGGATTCTGGTGTGTTTGCTCTAAGacataatgtgtgttttgaaaatCTCTTCAGGTCAGTCATGTTTGTTC
This portion of the Echeneis naucrates chromosome 21, fEcheNa1.1, whole genome shotgun sequence genome encodes:
- the LOC115062202 gene encoding olfactory receptor 52D1-like, producing the protein MENVSFVRIFTLSGLNETLNYRVALFSLTLLYYCAILFFNVSLIIIIALDENLHEPMYILLCSFCVNGLYGTTGFYPKFLLDLLSPSPEIVYEGCLFQAFIMYSFACCDLSILAVMAYDRYLAICRPLHYHSQMSKRRLSQLVCFSWLTPLCIFSINVFLTSRLKLCSSNMQKIFCVNWVIVKLACSEADTFSNNIAAYITIVIYFSHGLFIIWTYMHIVKTAVRSENVRVKFMQTCVPHLISLITFIVTILFDLMYMRFGSRDLPQNLQNFISIEFLLIPPLMNPLIYGFKLSKIRQKILYLVHVGKK